A genomic region of Anaeromyxobacter sp. contains the following coding sequences:
- a CDS encoding mechanosensitive ion channel, translating to MAHLLPSTAALLVRLLAAAPAEAAPALPRSTLELLPLRGLVHSVAATALLALLLWGLVGLRRMAARGLAHLAHRRAEGLTQRGFDFGPLIRAVVRTVVLGGFWVLVVGLVDAWLAFVLGRFEATAPWAEALNGRVLEVLAGAGLEVVRAIPGLVAVFVIVLLARGTTSFLEGVFGRAEAGALTVPGLHPETLKATRRLATALVWVVALAASYPYLPGTSSEGFKGLSLVLGVMISLGSTGLVSQAMSGLVVVYSRSLAVGDYVHMGETEGVVSEVGLLSTKVVTLRGEEVTVPNSVVVGGPVRNFTRLTRGQGAQVSTTVSIGYDAPWRTVEALLLAAAAQTAGLRADVKPFVLQRELQDFYVVYELVARLEVPLDRPQVLSRLHASIQDGFNAAGIQIMSPHFMVQPAHPVLGASPPRPAAG from the coding sequence ATGGCCCACCTGCTGCCGAGCACCGCCGCCCTGCTGGTCCGCCTGCTGGCCGCCGCGCCAGCCGAGGCCGCCCCGGCGCTGCCGCGCTCCACGCTGGAGCTCCTCCCGCTGCGCGGCCTGGTCCACTCGGTGGCGGCCACGGCCCTGCTGGCGCTCCTCCTCTGGGGCCTGGTGGGCCTGCGGCGGATGGCCGCCCGCGGGCTGGCGCACCTGGCCCACCGGCGCGCCGAGGGGCTCACGCAGCGCGGGTTCGACTTCGGCCCCCTCATCCGCGCCGTGGTGCGGACCGTGGTGCTGGGCGGGTTCTGGGTGCTGGTGGTGGGGCTGGTCGACGCCTGGCTGGCCTTCGTGCTGGGGCGCTTCGAGGCCACCGCCCCATGGGCCGAGGCGCTCAACGGCCGGGTCCTCGAGGTGCTGGCCGGCGCCGGGCTGGAGGTGGTGCGGGCCATCCCCGGGCTGGTGGCGGTCTTCGTCATCGTGCTGCTGGCGCGCGGCACCACCAGCTTCCTGGAGGGGGTCTTCGGGCGGGCCGAGGCCGGCGCCCTGACCGTGCCCGGGCTGCACCCCGAGACCCTCAAGGCCACCCGCCGCCTGGCCACCGCGCTGGTCTGGGTGGTGGCGCTGGCCGCCTCCTACCCGTACCTGCCCGGCACCAGCTCGGAGGGCTTCAAGGGGCTCTCGCTGGTGCTGGGCGTGATGATCTCGCTGGGGTCCACCGGCCTGGTGTCGCAGGCCATGAGCGGGCTGGTGGTGGTCTACTCCCGCTCGCTGGCCGTGGGCGACTACGTGCACATGGGCGAGACCGAGGGGGTGGTGAGCGAGGTGGGGCTGCTCTCCACCAAGGTGGTCACGCTGCGCGGCGAGGAGGTGACGGTCCCCAACAGCGTGGTGGTGGGCGGGCCGGTGCGCAACTTCACCCGCCTGACCCGCGGCCAGGGCGCCCAGGTCTCCACCACGGTGAGCATCGGGTACGACGCCCCCTGGCGCACGGTGGAGGCGCTGCTGCTGGCGGCCGCGGCCCAGACCGCCGGCCTGCGCGCCGACGTGAAGCCCTTCGTGCTGCAGCGCGAGCTGCAGGACTTCTACGTGGTCTACGAGCTGGTGGCCCGGCTGGAGGTGCCGCTGGACCGGCCGCAGGTGCTGTCCAGGCTGCACGCCAGCATCCAGGACGGCTTCAACGCGGCCGGGATCCAGATCATGTCCCCGCACTTCATGGTGCAGCCGGCCCACCCGGTGCTGGGGGCCTCGCCGCCCAGGCCGGCGGCGGGCTGA
- a CDS encoding NADH:ubiquinone oxidoreductase codes for MLNAIQVRISQGRQYVPDLRAATPRGFRGLPVLSGEPCPEACRACLEACPADALALAPLRLDLGRCLLCGDCAPACPPARIEFTPEHRMASDSPGGLVVVEGAAAPPAVAVSRALAEAFGRSLRLRSVSSGGCNGCELELNALGNVNFDLGRHGIEFVASPRHADGLVLTGPLTANMRQALDLAWDALPTPRFVIAVGACAISGGPYAGSSVLSREFLGREVPALYVPGCPPHPLTIINGILDLLGIDLPAQRAGRAAARQGGAGSPPTFPRATITSRTDAAERLCRAVGCDPGFGSAPPPPRAPGPDGAA; via the coding sequence ATGCTGAACGCCATCCAGGTGCGGATCTCGCAGGGGCGGCAGTACGTGCCGGACCTCCGCGCGGCCACCCCCAGGGGCTTCCGGGGCCTGCCCGTGCTGTCCGGCGAGCCGTGCCCGGAGGCCTGCCGGGCCTGCCTGGAGGCCTGCCCCGCCGACGCCCTGGCGCTGGCGCCGCTCCGGCTGGACCTGGGGCGCTGCCTCCTGTGCGGCGACTGCGCCCCGGCCTGCCCGCCGGCCAGGATCGAGTTCACGCCGGAGCACCGGATGGCCTCGGACTCCCCGGGCGGGCTGGTGGTGGTCGAGGGCGCCGCCGCCCCACCCGCCGTCGCGGTGTCCCGGGCCCTCGCCGAGGCCTTCGGCCGGTCGCTCAGGCTCCGCTCGGTCTCCTCCGGCGGCTGCAACGGCTGCGAGCTCGAGCTCAACGCGCTCGGCAACGTCAACTTCGACCTGGGCCGCCACGGCATCGAGTTCGTGGCCTCGCCCCGGCACGCCGACGGCCTGGTCCTGACCGGCCCGCTCACCGCCAACATGCGCCAGGCGCTCGACCTCGCCTGGGACGCCTTGCCCACGCCGCGCTTCGTCATCGCGGTCGGCGCCTGCGCCATCTCCGGCGGACCCTACGCCGGGTCGAGCGTCCTCTCGCGCGAGTTCCTGGGCCGGGAGGTGCCGGCGCTCTACGTCCCGGGGTGCCCTCCGCACCCCCTCACCATCATCAACGGGATCCTCGACCTCCTCGGCATCGACCTCCCGGCGCAGCGGGCCGGCCGGGCGGCCGCGCGCCAGGGCGGGGCAGGCAGCCCCCCGACCTTCCCCCGGGCCACCATCACGTCCCGCACCGACGCCGCGGAGCGGCTGTGCCGCGCCGTCGGCTGCGATCCCGGCTTCGGGTCGGCTCCCCCGCCGCCCCGCGCGCCGGGTCCGGACGGCGCCGCCTGA